The genomic window CGACGGCGCGACCTTTAACAGGATTAGCGAAACGCGGCGCTGCATAGGCGTGGTAAATAGCTCGCGGTTTCCATCGTAAAATTTCTGCGCTTCTTTTTCATTCGGGACACCTATCTCTTGCACCCTCTGACGAAGTTGTTCCAGCAAATTTTCTTCTTCCAGCGCCGCACGCAAACCAGCCAGCATGCCCTCACGGTTACGCTCCCAATCTGGACGTGACGCATAACGTTTCTCATAAGTCTTGAGCTGAGATTCAACAGACTTAGCATCGGCTGTAATTTTCTGCTTCTTCGCCTCACGCAACAACAACAACCGCTCAATCAAGGTATCAGAGACTTCTTGTTTGAATGCCTCAAGCTGTTGTTCAGGAATCTTGCCGTGGTAAAAGCGCTTGCGCACACCCGCCTGATAGGCCATACGAAAATCGTGTTTGGAAATCTGTTCGCCGTCTACGACAGCAAATGCATCATTCTCTTTGGCTGTTGCTTTGGCATCGGGCTTGGCATAGGCAGCTACCTGCCACAAAACCAGCAAAACGACTAAGCCCGCTTTTACAACTCCGCGCATCTCTACTTACCTGTTCCGCACTGTTTACTTAACGTGACACGTCAAACACAAACCGCTTGGTGTGTCTGTATTGCTAATGCGCAGAAAAGTTGGGTTTACAGTTTCATGCGGATCATGGCAACTGGCGCATTCCACAAAAGGTTCTTGTTCAGACTGTCCAGGATAACCATTTTGTGCGTCACGAGTATAAAGCAGGACATCATGTTTTGTACGCTCACCATCGCCGCCGTTGCGCCAATCATGGTCAACCCACCAGATATAACGACCGTCTTTTACTTTATAGTTCACTTCAGCAAAATCAGGGTCGTTAGTGTCTCCACGACTGGGTTTCGGACGAGAAGCACTTACGCCGCCACCGGCATATTGCATTCCTATAGGGTGATCGTTGGTTAAGTCCGTTCCGAGATTTTGAACCAGACCCGGGGCAATCACAGAGCTATTGTCATTAGATCCGATTCCACCTAACTGCTGATCCGCGCCCGTCCAACGTCCAGCGGAAAAACTCGGGTTCTCTGCACCAGAACCAGGTTCATTGATGAGATTGTCGAGAGCTATGGTACCGTCATGACATGACAGACAGCCGATAGAAACAGAACCCACATCAGCAATACGTGCGTCGAATGTCGACGTGCCCAATTGATCATAAGTCTGATAAACAGCTGGATTGGCTAGTTTGCGATTCCAGAGTGGAATAGCTGCGCTGGAATCACCACCATGAGGGGTATGACAGAAGACACAGATTTCGGCTGTTCCTGAAAATTCATTACGCTCGCCACCGTTGGCGCTGGTACTTGTACCCGTAACACCGAGATTGTGCACGGATTCGGCAATCCCAGCCCAGGCAACTTTTGTATTGACAGTCAACACAAGACCTATGCCTGCAACGACTGCAAAACTCGCCAAGGCCTTCAGGTTAGCTCTCATTTCCCCCCCTAAATCTAGAATCCACGTATCAACAAGGCTGATCGATTTCTATCGCTCTACTATAAAGCCTTATCCCAGCATACTGGACAAAGGCCTTACTCTAGACGACTAACCTTGTTTTCGCAAGACTGAATGTAAGGAAATATAAGAGCAAATCAGTCAACGAATCACAGACTTGGCGCTGTCTTCATCGAGTAGTCGCCAAACATCAATCGATCTCAAGGCCTGATCCACTATATAGATAAATCCCTTTTCATCGCTCGCCACTCCCGAGGGAAGTAGATATCGCCCTGGTTCACCGGGCGGCTCTTGATTCCCCAGCACCAACAACAATTGTCCGTCGCTGTTAAAAAACTGTACATTCTGAAATGCTGTGTCCGAAATCACGAACAAACCGTTATGAGTTAGCGCCAATCCACGCGGCCTGGCCAATTGCCCCAAGCCGCGCCCAAGCCCGGCCCAACTGCTTTTGTACTTTCCCTCGGAATCGAACACCTGAACACGAAAGTTTCCCGCATCCAACACCACAAGATCACCCTGCAGACTTACCGTCACCTGGTTAGGATGATTAAACTGTCCTTCACCATGACCGCGTTCACCAATAAAGCGTTTGAATTTACCTTCAGAATCAAACTGAGTGACGCGATGCCGTGTTGAATCCACGCCACCTCGATCCAGGGCAAACACATCGTTATTTAACGATGAAACCGCAACATCACTAAGCCGATCAAACAGATCCGGCGTTCCAATTTCGCGCAGATAAAGGCCATATGCATCGTAGACTATGATCTTACCGCGCGCACTATCGGCAATATAAACCTGCTTGTTGTTGTCGATTGCAATTCCTGCAGGTTTTTCAAGTTTTCCTTCCCTCCGCCAGCCGAATGCAAAAAAGCGCCGACGTTGCAAATCGAACATATACGCGACGGCATCGCGACTATCCGTAATGGCAACTAAACCGTGCCGAGCCGCAATATCATAAGGCTTGTTCATGCCGGGAGCGGACTCCAACTCGCCGGTCGCAAAGCGCTGGAATCTTTGCAGAGTGGAATCGCGAACAAGATCTTCGCCAGAACGAAGACGTGCTTCCAGTTTCAATCTGGGCAAGTCCGGCGCGGGTGGCCAGTAAAAAGGTTTATTCTCAATTATCGGTGCGTTTGAACACGCTGATAACACCGACGTCAGAAAAGCAAAGCTCAACCAAAAAACCAGAATACTGAACCGCATTGGCCTGACTCTTACGCCACAGCTTAAACTGCTTTTTTCAATTCCTCACGCATCTTGGCCACGATGCTATCGTAGCGATTCGGGTCTGAAACACCAGGCTTACCAAAAATTCCCGAGCCTGAAACAAAGGTATCTGCACCTGCTTCTGCTATCTCGCGAATGTTTTCCACTTTGACTCCACCATCTATTTCAAGGCGAATATCATAGCCAGACTCGTCAATAATTTTACGCGCCTCTCTCAGTTTATCGAGAGTTGCAGGAATAAACGCCTGCCCGCCAAAACCAGGGTTCACAGACATCAACAAAATCATGTCGACTTTGTCGATAACGTATTTCAGATAATCCAGAGGTGTCGCAGGGTTGAATACTAAACCCGATTTGCATCCACTACTTCTGATGAGTTGCAGGGTTCTGTCCACATGCTTGGAAGCCTCAGGGTGAAAGGTAATATAGGTGGCACCTGCCTCAGCAAAATCTGGGATGATGCGATCAACTGGCTCTACCATCAAATGCACATCAATTGGAGCGGTAATGCCATGTTTGCGCAACGCCTCACAAACCAATGGGCCAATCGTCAGATTGGGGACATAGTGATTATCCATAACGTCAAAATGGACAAAATCAGTTCCCGAATCTAATACGTTTTTGACTTCCTCGCCCAGACGGGCGAAATCTGCAGACAGGATGGACGGTGCAATCTTAAAATCTGGCATGACTTTAGCCTCTTACCTTTACAATTCTGTTCGTAAAATCTGGCGACAAATGATACTTGTCTATCCAAAAAGGACGCACTTTACCGCAATACGCCTCTATTTACAGCTTCTTTTTCGTCAGACACGCTGTCTCTTACCCGTTTCTTTTTCCGATGTGCGCGTTTACCTATTGGTGCCGACATTACTCTGCGCCCAGCCGGGATTCTCCAGTAATCTATGGGAGGAACAACAAATCTGGCAGGAGATCGAGAACTCGGTCCCCAAAAGCCAGATTGTGAAATTAGATGCTGGGAAGCGCTACCCCGTATTGGGATTATACATTGCGTCCAGCCTGAACGAGGCTGACGGCGGCGTGCTCATACTCCATGACTTCGGGCACCACCCGAATTGGCCACGTGTCAGTCGACCACTGCGTGAACAATTACCCGATTCCGGCTGGCATACCCTCGCGATCCAAATGCCCATTCCGGATCCTATGTGGAATTTTGACAATCCTGCGGATGTTCTCAAAGAGTCTGTAGCGCGAATCGAATCCGCGATTTCGTTTATGCAACAAAGAAACATCGAGCCTTTGGCTATTATCGCCCACGGCCAAAGCGCCGCAGTGGTCACGCAATACCTGGCAGAAACGCCGCAACACCCATTTAAAGCACTGGTGGCCATTAGCCTACCTCACCAAGAACAAAGCGAAGACTGGCATAATATTAAGAAAAATCTGGTCAATCTTCAGTTACCCATGTTGGATATTTATGCCGAACGGGACTATACATCGGTAACTGATCACGCCCATATGCGCCTGGTTGCCGCCCGCGTCGCAGGAAAAAACTTGAAACTTGGGCCACCTCCCATTGCTCACTCCAGCAAGGTACAAGAACTCGCGAAAAACAAGACCAGCAATCTATGGTTTCGACAGATCATGTTGCCTGGCGCCTTTCCAGACTTCCCCTACAATACCGACGAACTGGTGAAAGCCATTAGAGGCTGGCTTTCCGTATATAGCCGATAAGCACTAGCAACCTGAAAAGATTAAGTTTTTCCGCCTTATCGCGCGCAAAACCCACCTCTACCAGTGTCCCCAGCGTATCCATTGGTGCATAATTGTAAGTAGTATCACCAGCTGTTAGACGGAATATCATGGCATTAGCGATCACTCTTCATCTTTTGGCCGCAATCGTTTGGATTGGGGGAATGTTTTTCGCGTATATGGCGCTTCGACCGGCGGCCGCTAGGGTGCTAGAACCACCACCCAGACTCCATCTGTGGCAACTCACTTTTAAACGCTTTTTCGTCTGGGTCTGGGTGTGCGTATTAGTTCTGCCACTAACCGGCTACTGGATGGTTTTTTTCGTACTTGATGGGTTTGGTCAAGCTGCCCTGTACATCCATATCATGCATTTCCTTGGACTGGTCATGATTGCGATTTATATGTTTGTTTATTTTCGCCCGTACCAGGGACTTAAAGATGCCATACGCGCAGAAGATTTCCCGTTAGCAGCTAGCCATCTCAATAAAATGCGACAACTCATAGCAATCAATCTCAGCCTGGGGATTGCAACAGTGTTAGTTGCTAGTATGGGGCGATATTTTTGAAATTTGTACCGGCGCTTTATTTTGTCTCATTAATTGCGCTTACGTTGGGATATTCCACAACGCTGGTAGCCGAACGCTATGCATATGAAGAAATCCCACTCAGTGATGTCATCGTTATCAACAACAGTAATAAAGTTCTCGGGCACAACGCACTTGGACAACCCACCGTTCTGATTTATACGGCAGAAAATCGATACTCGAGAATCATTGGCGACACGACGGTTCCGAACACTGCAATACTATCCCTAGCCGGTTTGGATGCAAAAGAAGTACACGCAACTGATATCAATAGCCCTGCACCCGAAGATGAATCATCAGAAATAGTTTCAGGTTGGTATCTAGACCTAGACGATAAAGAACACGCCGTAATCTGGCGAAACACCGAAGGTGCGTATACCGACGAACAACTTCCGAACTTTAAAAAAGAGCAAAACATATGTCCCGAAAGTGGAGTTCAAGGGAATGATTGCATCCTGAGAGAAGAAATTGAAGATGTGCTTATCGCAGTACAAACTTCCCAGGGTTGTGACAATAGCGCGTGGACAGATTGGGTGGCAAGCGACCCCTTCCCTACACCTTCAATCGTGACAGAATGCGACTTCCGCAGCAAAGCATACGCACTCAATGATAATGGCATTGTTGTTGGCATTTCGATTCGCTACGACGGCACAACACGCGCAATCGCCTGGGAGGAAGAAGAAATCACTAGCGACGACGAGACTGCCACTCCCGAAGTTGCCTATGTGGCAAGGGACCTGGCAACCATCAATGTAGGAGGGAAGATTAACAGCCTTATTGCCCAAGCATCGAAAATTAATCGACACAGCAATGAAATTACCGGTGAAATATTCAAAGAAACCGAAGCTCGGTTCAACGCAACATTGTGGTCAGACACGACCAAAGCCCCGGTCGATATAGTCAAGGATGCTGCCGGAACTCACTACGATAACCCAATAGGCATAACCAGCATCACATTAAATGGCGTTATTGGCTGGTATGCCGACAATAGCGGCTTGATTCGTCCAGTCCGTTGGCGCCGATTTCAAAACGATCAACAGGAATTGGTTTTTGAATCTAAGGACATCATAACGCTCGAGGAAGATATCGGATATGGCCGTATCTATCAGGCCAATGATCTAGGCGAATTCGTTGGTGCCTCAGGCCTGGATCCCGCAAACTACCGAGCATATAAATTAAGTCCGCAATGCGGTGTGCAAAATCTCAATGAGCTGCTCGCGTTTCCAAACCCTGATTTATCATTAAAAAAAGCGCTATCTGTTACGACACGCATAAAAGAGAATTTTATCGTCGCATCTGGCCAAATGGCGGACGATACAACAGAGCGTTTCTACGTTTTGAGCCCTACCAGCGTCGATATCGATCTTCAAACTGCAATCATTTCTGATCATGAGCGACTGACAGTTGGTGAAAAACACACCTATTCCATAGTAATTCGAAACAATAGCGATATTGCAGAACCCAATAAATACGCAACCTGCCTTAGCGCTAATATTGCTCCGGTCATTCCTGTAAAGCGCGACACGTCTCTTAACCCGGATCTTTCGGAAATCTATTACAAATCTGGTGGCTTAACAATAATCAGTGCCGAAGGTACCGATGGAGTGATTTGCAATTGGACACCCATAGATGTCAATTGTTTCGTTGACAGACTAGACCCCGGACAATTTGTCACCGTCACTCTTCTAACCGAGCCGCGTATTATTCTCGCAGATCGCACGATTGCTATGACGTCTATCATTCAATCAAGCGAAAACGAGATAAAGGAAGACGACAACAAAGCCATAACATTCACGCATATCGATCGTGAAGGATGCTTTATCGCTACAGCCGCCTATGGCTCATATCTCGAAGAACATGTACAGACACTCAGAAAATTTCGCGATGACGTTTTATTGAAGACATCTGTAGGCCGCTGGCTCGTACATCAATATTATAAATATTCCCCCGAGCTGGCAGATTACATCGCGCAACATTCAGAATTGCGGATGATCGTTCGATGGCTGTTAACACCCATTGTTTGGATCATCGAAAAGCCCTTGCTATTCCTTTTTGCATTAAGCGGAATGCTCATGTTTATTGCTTTGTTGAAAACATCAGCACGACGGACTCAACCAATGTAGTCCAAATAAAAAAGGGCTCATTCTAGCCCTTTTTATGATTGAATGAATCGAAACTAGCTTCCGAGTGCCGCGCAAACTCGTTGCAGCTTTTCCCTCACTTCCATTCCAAGCTTTTCAACCTCGGGACGGTTCACTAATCCCAATACGGATTTAGGATCCATAAATCCGATAGTAACAGCACCGTCTTCCTCTTCACGAACCACGACATTACACGGCAATAACAAACCAATATCAGGCTCGGCATCCAAGGCCTGGTTTGCATAGCCGGGATTACAGGCCCCCAGAATCTTGTACGGTCTTTTTTCCACGCCAAGTTTCGCCTTTAATGTAGCCTGCACATCGATTTCGGTCAGAATCCCGAATCCCTCTTTTTTCAATTCGTCCGCAATGCGCACTTGTGCTTCGTCGAAGCTACCGGGAAATGTTGTGCTGAAACCGTACATAAAAAACCTCCTGTATATTCGGGTAAAAGGACTCGCTAGAAACTCATCAACGTACCACTACTTTTAGCAGCATGCACTCATTTATCCAACTTCAAGTTATTGCCTATCGTTGATGTCTTGCCAAGCATGATATACCTGCATAGGCCACAAAGACTGGAACCAGGTAATCACGTTGTCTATATCCTGCTCGCTAAGCTTATCTCGCCACGCAGGCATATTGCCATTTGGCAAAGTACCGTTTTCGATGACTTCCTTCAGCACCTTTGTTGGATGGTGCCAAGCGTGTCCAGTCCCATTAAGCGGGGGCGGGGGAAACTTCCCTGAGGCGTCAGATTCGCGCCAGTTTTCTGCGCCAACCGCATTAACACCATGGCATTTCTGACAATGCGCAGAATAGATGACAAAGCCTTTATCAACTTTTTGTCGATCAAATACTGGCTTGATCTTTCTAGCACCTGCCGATTCAGTGTTGTCTGAACAAGCACTCATTGCCACAAAGGTAATGCAAGCTACCACAAACAACACGCTACTAATGCGCATGAGGTTTATTATCTGTGTGCTCGTGGGTTGGCATTTCTTCTCCAGACATTACCGCATCTCCACCCATTAAATCATCCTGGTGTGACAAATCGGAGGAAGAAGGTTGAACATTGTGTGCATGGCCTTCGCCATGATCGTGATCGTGGCCATCACCTTCAGACTTAGGCAAAGACATGACGCCAAGTCCATATCGATATACGAGTTCTCCACCCAACCATGAAGTCGATAGCAAAGCCACCAGTCCTATGACTAAAAGCCCGTTAAACGCCCTTGGTTCGTCGTTTTTCGATCTGTGACACCATATCGCCCACACCGCTGCAATTCCAAATACAAGGAAAGTTCCTAACGCGACGTTTCTATGTATAGTCATCCACTCATGAGACGGGCCGTCGTGATTCACTGTGTAGTACGCGTATACTCCAGCAGCCACTGTCAGCACGCTTAGTGCCGAACCTATCCATAGGCTCCATCTGGCCATAACCCGCAACTGTAGACGAGTTGTGTATTGAGCAGCAAAATTGGAAAATAAATAAATTACGACGGAGACACTTAGCAACGCGATAGTGTAATGAACAAATACTGGATGCCAATTTGGAATTATATCTATCATTGAAGCACTTATACCTTTTCACTCGATCCCAGGGTATTAGATCACTTCCGGTTCAGCATCTCAATATCACTATGGAAAAGTAATGCGCCTAGAATCGTGATTAAGTTAGCCAGCGAGAGAGAACAAGACAAAAAAAGCTGAAAAAGTGCAAATTACGTAGAAAAAATAGGCATTCTGAATTTCTTAATACCGCTATCAATCGCTAGAAAACTAATTTGTGGATGCCTCTGTAAAAGAAAACCGGGGAGCAAACGTTCAGTTCACACCCCGGCAACACGTGGGAATTTATTACTAATCTGTAAATACTGACATCAGAAATTTTAAAAAGTGCCGGGAGTAAAACTCCATTTGTTTTAACATCCCGGCAACACGTGGGAAGTCAGTACTCTCTTGTCTCTTACCATCCCATCTTGTTTAAAAATGCCGGGAGCAAAACTCCATTTGTTTTAGCATCCCGGCAACACGTGGGAAGTCTTAATATCTCGTCTCTTACCGTCCCATCATGTTAAAAATGCCGGGAGCAAAACTCCATTTGTTTTAGCATCCCGGCAACACGTGGGAAGTCATTTATTCGTTACAGTAAATTCTAAATATTCAGAAAGCTACGCTTCGATTACACACAATAAACACTGAATGAGCACTGAATAGAAGGGAAGCCGCGGACGGACTACTCCCTGAGACTAGGCAGATATCGGTGGACGAATGTCTGCTGGAAGTGAAACAGTAGTGAGCTTATAAATATCTCTGAACTGGACACCAGTTTTTTTCCAATTGGCGCCGCAGAAAACCTGAACCTCGCTAACCGCAGCTGCAATCAATTGGGTTGAACAGGTATTATCCGGTCCGTAATCATTGTTGTCGCTCACCTGAATATCAGAAAAATCGACATCACTCAGGTCAATTGCGCTGGAATGGGAAGAATGAGAATCGTGTTCGATAGAGGAGTTTATATCAACTCGATCATGGAAAAGACAGTCAACAGATGCGGCCACCACAGACAACGGCATCCACGCTGCGATCAAAACGCAGTAAAAGACTATAGTTTTTTTTGTAAATCTTCCCATGTTTGAGATCTTTTCTTTTTTCTAAAAGAAGGCTTTTTAAACGTTGGTCGCCATGACCAAACTCGCCTCCAACTCCCCGGCCGTTTGATAGACCCGTTAATTGCTCCGTTATTTATAGCAAATTGTTTTCCTTTCCACAAGGCATATAAAGCGGGAATTAAAACCATGGAAACTAGCGGCGCGGTGATCATTCCACCCAGCATCGGAGCGGCAATCCGTCTCATTACTTCGGAACCAGTGCCGCCGCCAATCATTATCGGTGCCAACCCGGCCAATATCACCGCAGCAGTCATCGCTTTGGGACGGACACGCATTACCGCGCCATAAACTATCGCGCGACGTAGTTCATTCAAATCCTTGGGATCAAAATCTTTTACTGCCTGGTTTAAGTAAACCAGCATAACAACACCAAATTCCGCTGACACTCCTGCCAGAGCGATCAATCCGACTCCGACCGCTACTGATAGATTGTAGTCAAGCAGATAAACCATCCACAATGCCCCCACTAGAGCAAGTGGCACAGCGCCCATGACCATAAAGGATTCTGCAAAATTTCTGAAATTGAAATACAGCAACAACAAAATGATTACCAGGGTTAGAGGCACAACATAAATCAGCTTTTCCTTTGCACGCAGCATGTATTCGTATTGTCCGGACCAACCAAGGGCATAACCTGCAGGTAGTTCGACTTTTTCGAGAACAATTCTTTGAGCATCAGCGACGAAACTTCCCAGGTCGCGACCTCGGATATCAACATATACCCAGCCTGTTCGCCTCGCATCTTCACTTTTTATCATTCCTGGCCCGTCGGCGATGGAGACAAAGGCAACATTGCCCAGGGTGATCTGACCGCCCCCTGGTGTAACAATCGGTAAAGCCATCAGGTCATCAATAGAATCACGTACGTGTTGTGGATAGCGGATATTGACCGGATAACGTTCCAGTCCTTCAACTGTTTGAGTAACATTTGCCCCACCCACAGCCATGCTGATAATTTCATGTACATCAGCGATGTTTAAGCCGTAGCGTGCGGCTGCACGTCTGTCAATATCCAAGTTAATATATCGACCACCTGCCACGCGTTCCGAAAAAACACCGGCGGCTCCCGGTACACTCTTCACCGCAGACTCAACTTGCTCGCCGATCTTTTGTATCACGCCCAGATCAGGACCAAGAATCTTGATACCCAACGGAGTTTTTATACCCGTAGATATCATGTCTATACGTGTTTTGATCGGCATAACCCAGGCGTTTGTCAATCCGGGAAACTTCACCGTTTCATCGAGAATATTTTTCAGCTTATCGGTGGTCATCCCCTTACGCCATTCACTGCGGGGCTTTAATTTGATCGTGGTTTCGATCATTGTAAGTGGAGCAGGATCGGTGGCTGTTTCGGCCCTGCCCACTTTACCGAATACAACATCGACTTCTGGAATGGTCTTTATCAAACGATCCGTAATTTGTAACAACTCGCCAGCTTTGCCGATTGATACACCGGTGAATGTGGTCGGCATATAGAGCAAATCACCCTCATCCAATTCCGGCATAAACTCAGAACCCAATTCTCCATAGGGATATATCGTGGTTAAAACAACTGCAAAAGAAAGGACTACGACCGTCTTTGGCCAATTGAGCACGAACTTAATGACCGGCAGATACATCGATATAAGGAATCGATTGATCGGATTTTTATGCTCTGAGGGAATATGTCCCCTTATAAAATATCCCATCAATACAGGCATAAGTGTTATCGACAAACCCGCCGCTGCAGCCATGGCATATGTCTTGGTATAGGCTAGCGGGGAAAATAGTTTTCCTTCTTGCGCCTCAAGTGTAAAAACAGGAAGAAAACTCAAAGTAATTATCAACAACGAAAAGAATAGTGCCGGACCCACTTCAACCGCAGCACGCTGCATAGCAACCCAGCGATTCTCATCTGTGATATTGCCCTTTTCAATATGTTTATGCGCATTTTCAACCATCACAATGGCTGCATCGACCATGGCACCTATGGCAATGGCAATTCCGCCCAGGGACATGATGTTAGAATTGATATTCTGATAATGCATTACGATATATGAGATCAATATACCGAGAGGCAAAATAACTATTGCCACCAATGCAGAACGCAAATGAAATAGAAAGATTCCGCAAACAATTGCGACGACGATAAATTCTTCAATGAGCTTATCGCGTAGTGTTGTTATCGAACGCATGATGAGATCGGAACGATCATATGTTTCGATGATTTCCACGCCTTCCGGCAAGCCCTTGGCGACCTGAGCCAATCGTGTTTTAACTGCCTCTATCGTGGTCAACGCGTTTTCACCAAAACGCATCACGATAATGCCGCCAACGACCTCACCTTCACCATCGAGCTCGGCGATACCACGGCGCATCTGTGGGCCGATACGAATATTGGCAACATCCTGCAGCAACACAGGCGTACCTTCTTCACTCACACCAAGCGGAATATGGCGAAGATCGTCCAGACCCTTGATATAACCTTTGGCACGAACCATATATTCAGCTTCGGCCATTTCGATAACAGAACCACCCACTTCCTGGTTGGCCCGTTGTATCGCTGTCTTCACATGATTGATATGCATGTTGTAAGCACGCAGACGATCAGGATCCACCACCACCTGGTACTGTTTGACCATTCCGCCAACAGTTGCGACTTCTGAAACACCTGGTACGGTCTGTAGTTCGAAGCGTATAAACCAATCTTGCAAGCTACGTAGTTGAGCGAGGTCATGATTGCCGCTGCGGTCAACGAGCGCGTACTCATAGATCCAGCCTACACCGGTCGCATCCGGTCCTAGCTGAGGTGTTGCCGACGGAGGCAAGGCCCCGGCGACTTGCGACAAATACTCGAGCACGCGGGAACGCGCCCAATATATATCTGTGCCATCTTTAAAAATGACATAGACGTATGAATCACCGAAAAAGGAATAACCACGCACTGCTGTAGTCCCGGGTACCGAGAGCATGGCTGTGGTAATGGGGTAGGTTACCTGGTCCTCAACAACTTCCGGCGACTGACCTGGAAATGAGGTTTTAATAATAACTTGTAGGTCAGATAGATCAGGAATCGCATCCAAAGGTGTATTCTTTACCGAGTAAACCCCCCAAACTGCGAGGATTATGGTAAAGATGAGTACTAGAGGCCTATTTCGAATCGACCAGCGAATTATTTGTGCAATCATATCTACTACCGAACAATATCCGCCGCGTCACTATACTTAATGAATGACATCGGCATGTCATTTATTTTTATTGAATTCTTGCCGATCAATTTCCCGGAAATTGTCAGATATTATCCGCCGGCCATACGCATAAGGGCAGCACGCATGCTGCTTTCAGAATCGATCAAAAACTGGCTCGATACAACCACTTCCTGATCCTCTTCCAACCCGCCAACAACCTCGATGCGATCATCCGTTTCGATACCTGCATGAATAATCACGGGCTTGAATTTTCCTTCTCCAAGGTGGGTAATCACCCTGGTTTGATTGCCCTGGCGAATCACTGCCTCACGTGGGACAGTCAAAACTTGCCGCTTTGGACGTGCGAAAATGCTGATATCGGCATACATATTAGGTTTGAGGACTTCATCGGGATTGTCAAAACGCAGACGCGCCTTCACACTTCTGGTGCGGGCATCGAGGCTTGGATAAATATATTCAACCTCGCCTTCCCATACCTTTTCAGGCATAAACGACAACCTGGCTTCTGCACCTTGTCCTTCCTTGACCCAATCAATCTGATTTTCGAATACGTCGACCATCAGCCAGACTGTGGACAGATCGGCAATACTGATCACGGACTTAGACGGTGGCACAAATTCCCCTTCCGATACATTCAAACGCGTGACGAATCCGTCCTGGGGCGCATAGAAACTGACCAGTTGCTCCACTTCACGAGTATCGTTCAAACGGGCAATCTGTTGCTCCGAAACACCGAGGGCACGAAGACGCTCCCGAGAGGCATCAATCAATCCATTGGCGCTATCTCCCAGTTCAAGCGCCTGCAGAAATTCTTCCTGG from Gammaproteobacteria bacterium includes these protein-coding regions:
- a CDS encoding peptidylprolyl isomerase; its protein translation is MRGVVKAGLVVLLVLWQVAAYAKPDAKATAKENDAFAVVDGEQISKHDFRMAYQAGVRKRFYHGKIPEQQLEAFKQEVSDTLIERLLLLREAKKQKITADAKSVESQLKTYEKRYASRPDWERNREGMLAGLRAALEEENLLEQLRQRVQEIGVPNEKEAQKFYDGNRELFTTPMQRRVSLILLKVAPSSGADVWQAASDEAQKLVKRLRSGADFADAARIHSGDPSASNGGDMGFLHQGMLSPQAEKVLNGMKENEISDPVMMLQGVAILRLDETLDAQLNEYEKVKDRVRQLWQRERAKQAWADLLRNLKSRATITIDMAGL
- a CDS encoding cytochrome c3 family protein, which translates into the protein MRANLKALASFAVVAGIGLVLTVNTKVAWAGIAESVHNLGVTGTSTSANGGERNEFSGTAEICVFCHTPHGGDSSAAIPLWNRKLANPAVYQTYDQLGTSTFDARIADVGSVSIGCLSCHDGTIALDNLINEPGSGAENPSFSAGRWTGADQQLGGIGSNDNSSVIAPGLVQNLGTDLTNDHPIGMQYAGGGVSASRPKPSRGDTNDPDFAEVNYKVKDGRYIWWVDHDWRNGGDGERTKHDVLLYTRDAQNGYPGQSEQEPFVECASCHDPHETVNPTFLRISNTDTPSGLCLTCHVK
- the rpe gene encoding ribulose-phosphate 3-epimerase, giving the protein MPDFKIAPSILSADFARLGEEVKNVLDSGTDFVHFDVMDNHYVPNLTIGPLVCEALRKHGITAPIDVHLMVEPVDRIIPDFAEAGATYITFHPEASKHVDRTLQLIRSSGCKSGLVFNPATPLDYLKYVIDKVDMILLMSVNPGFGGQAFIPATLDKLREARKIIDESGYDIRLEIDGGVKVENIREIAEAGADTFVSGSGIFGKPGVSDPNRYDSIVAKMREELKKAV
- a CDS encoding alpha/beta hydrolase family protein, yielding MILVYPKRTHFTAIRLYLQLLFRQTRCLLPVSFSDVRVYLLVPTLLCAQPGFSSNLWEEQQIWQEIENSVPKSQIVKLDAGKRYPVLGLYIASSLNEADGGVLILHDFGHHPNWPRVSRPLREQLPDSGWHTLAIQMPIPDPMWNFDNPADVLKESVARIESAISFMQQRNIEPLAIIAHGQSAAVVTQYLAETPQHPFKALVAISLPHQEQSEDWHNIKKNLVNLQLPMLDIYAERDYTSVTDHAHMRLVAARVAGKNLKLGPPPIAHSSKVQELAKNKTSNLWFRQIMLPGAFPDFPYNTDELVKAIRGWLSVYSR
- a CDS encoding CopD family protein, which produces MALAITLHLLAAIVWIGGMFFAYMALRPAAARVLEPPPRLHLWQLTFKRFFVWVWVCVLVLPLTGYWMVFFVLDGFGQAALYIHIMHFLGLVMIAIYMFVYFRPYQGLKDAIRAEDFPLAASHLNKMRQLIAINLSLGIATVLVASMGRYF
- a CDS encoding DUF302 domain-containing protein yields the protein MYGFSTTFPGSFDEAQVRIADELKKEGFGILTEIDVQATLKAKLGVEKRPYKILGACNPGYANQALDAEPDIGLLLPCNVVVREEEDGAVTIGFMDPKSVLGLVNRPEVEKLGMEVREKLQRVCAALGS
- a CDS encoding cytochrome c yields the protein MRISSVLFVVACITFVAMSACSDNTESAGARKIKPVFDRQKVDKGFVIYSAHCQKCHGVNAVGAENWRESDASGKFPPPPLNGTGHAWHHPTKVLKEVIENGTLPNGNMPAWRDKLSEQDIDNVITWFQSLWPMQVYHAWQDINDRQ
- a CDS encoding DUF2231 domain-containing protein; this encodes MARWSLWIGSALSVLTVAAGVYAYYTVNHDGPSHEWMTIHRNVALGTFLVFGIAAVWAIWCHRSKNDEPRAFNGLLVIGLVALLSTSWLGGELVYRYGLGVMSLPKSEGDGHDHDHGEGHAHNVQPSSSDLSHQDDLMGGDAVMSGEEMPTHEHTDNKPHAH